The window TCGGCGGCGTGACCGGCATTTTCGGGTCGTGGGCGGGAATGGCGCTGTTCGACACCTTCGTGGGCATGGCCTGATCGCAAAGCAGAGCTGTCCGACCGCATTAACGATGCGATCGGTTCAACGTGGTTTGCCATGCGGCTCACGATTGCGCGCTTACCCCCGGGCCATCCGGGCTTCACGGCCGCCGCGACGACGTCCGCCATTGTTGGCGCCTTCGCCAGGAGTGGTCACCGGCGTCGGCGCGGCAACGGCCTGGCCGCCTTCGGCCGGCTTGTAGTCCTTGTAGGTGCGGATCCAGTTGGTGCAGTTCTCATCGGTGCCGTTGAGCACATTGGCGCCGCGCACGGCTTCCATTTCCTGCGGCCGCACCGGGTTCATGATGGCGCTCGTCATGCCGGCGCCGATCACCATCGGGATGAAGGCTGCGTTGATGCCATGACGATGCGGCAGGCCGAAGGAGATGTTGGAGAGGCCGCAGGTGGTGTTGACCTTGAGTTCCTCACGCAGCCGCCGCAGCAGCGCGAACACCTGGCGGCCGGCATCGCCCAGCGCGCCGATCGGCATCACCAGCGGGTCGACGACGACGTCATGGGCGGGAATGCCGAAATCGGCGCAGCGCTGCACGATCTTCTTGGCGACGGCGAAGCGAACATCCGGATCCATCGAAATGCCGGTCTCGTCATTGGAGATGGCGACCACCGGAACGTTATATTTCTTGATCAGCGGCAGGATGGCTTCGAGTTTTTCTTCCTCGCCGGTGACGGAGTTGACCAGCGGGCGGCCCTTGGCGACCTTCAGCGCCGCCTCGATCGCCGCGGTCACCGAGGAGTCGATCGACAGCGGCAGGTCGACGAGACCCTGCACGATCTCCAGCGTCTGCACCAGCAGCGCCGGTTCGGTGGCGTTGGGGTCGACGGCGGTGACGCCGGCATTGACGTCGAGCATGGTGGCGCCGCAGGCGGCCTGCTCGAGCGCGTCCTTGATGACGGTCTCGAAATTGCCGGCGACCATTTCGGCGGCCAGCTTCTTGCGGCCGGTCGGGTTGATGCGCTCGCCGATCACGCAGAAGGGCTGGTCGAAGCCGATGATGATTTCACGGGTTGCCGAGGCGACGATGGTGCGGGTCATGGATCTCTCCGTCGGGATATAAAGAGTTCTTTATATCGTTATCTGATTTCGTTCAAGCAAATGAGTGACGGCTGCGTCTTTCAATGCGCGGTCTTCACCATGTCCACCTGGGTTTCGGTAATCTCGTCGTGCAGTATGTGTTCGAGCCGGTCGGCGACCATCTGGTCGTCGCGCCGGATTTCCCGCTTCCATGGCTGGCGGCCTTTCAGGACGCCCGATTCATCGACGATCTCGGCGACATATTCCTCCTGGCGGTAGGCCATCACATGGACGCCGGCGACGCCCGGGATTTCCTTCACCTCATTGATGATGTCGATGCAGAGTTGCTTGCCTTCCTTCTTCTGGTCCTGCGCGCCTTCAAGCCGCTTGATGATCGCATCGGGGATGTGGATGCCGGGCACGTTGGAGCGGATCCATTTCCCCGTCTTGGCGGAAGCCAGCGGTCCGACGCCGCACAGGATGAAGACCTTTTCGGTGTGGCCGAGATCACGCGCCTTCTGCATGAAGGTCCTGAACATCGGCACGTCGAAACAATACTGCGTCTGCACGAACTGCGCGCCGGCGGCGATCTTCTTGCCGAGATGGATCGGGCGGAAATCATAGGGCGGCGCGAAGGGATTGACGGCAGCGCCGAGGAAGACCTGCGGCGGCGTCGTCAGCTTGCGGCCGGACAGGAACTTGCCGTTGTCGCGCATGATGCGGACGGTTTCGAGCAGCGACATGGAATCGAGGTCGAACACCGGCTTGGCGCCGGGCTGGTCGCCGGCCTGGACGCCGTCGCCGGTGAGGCACAGCATGTTGGCCACACCCATCGCCGCCCCGCCCAGCACGTCGCCCTGGATGGCGATGCGGTTCTTGTCGCGGCAGGCGATCTGCATGATCGGGGCATAACCCATGCGGGTCAAAAGCGCGCAGATGCCGACCGACGACATGTGGCAATTGGCGCCCGAGGCATCGACCGCGTTGATGGCATCGACCCAGCCGTCGAAGATCTTGGCGCGGTTGTAGACGTCTTCGGGGTCGGCGCTGTCGGGCGGGTTGAGCTCGGTGGTCACCGCGAACTCGCCACGGCGCAGCACGCGCTCCAGCCGGCCGCGCGAAGAGTGGCCGGGCAGGGGATCGAGCGGCAGATGGATTCCCGCCGGATTCTCGTCGCGCTGGCGGCCGATCATGCCGGGGCTCCGGGCTTCTGCGCGGTTTCGCGCGCGGCGGCCGCCTGCGCGGTCACCCTGAGCCAGGCGGAGGTTTCGCGCAGCGACTGATCGACCGGCTTCTGCACGGTCAGGATCCTCTCACCGTGCACCATGTTCTGTGAGCCTTCCCAGGCCTTGACCCAGACGCAAGGCATGTCCGGCTCGACCTCGCAATTGCCGTTGGCGCGCACGCCGCCGCAAGGGCCGTTGCGCAATTGCTTCGGGCAGTTCATCGGGCACGACATGCCGGTCGACGACAGGATGCACTGTCCGCACATGCGGCAGTCGAACATGAAGCCTTTTACGCGCTTTTCCACAAACTTGACCGGCGCCTCGACGCGGCCGTAGCCGATACCCTTCCACAGCGGATGCAGCAAAAGGAAGGTGTCGGCGAACCTTGCGTAGAACCACTCCAGAAGGCGCGAATGGCGGATCGACCACAGCCGCACGGCAAAGGTGCGCTGGACGCGCCGCTGCGGCGACACGTCGGCCGGCTTGTAGTCGGATTTCGGCGCCGCCTTCTTGACCAGCGTGGCCTGGGTAACCCCCGCGCCATCCTTGGCAGGAACAGTCTCAGACATTTTCTTTCCCACCCGCCTTGACCAGGGCGACCAGCCGCTCGCGGTCGTATTTCGCGTCGAGATCATGGAGTGCCTTCTCGGCCTCGGCCTCGATATCGTCGCCGACCGGAACCGGATCGGCCTTGCGCCACTCGGCCAGATAATCGTCGGTGCCGCCTGCGCCGGTGCGCATGGCGCACATGTCTATCGCCTCGGTGAAGCGCAGCGGCAGCTCGCGCTTGGCGTTCTGCCGGCCCTTCTTGACGATGACCTGGGCGGGGATGTCGCGCCAATAGACGACGATCAGATCGGCCATGAATTCTCAACTCCTCGATGTTTGGAGCATTGCCGCATGCGTCTTGGCGCCGCTTGTTATGGGACGACGCGCGCGCCTTCAAAAGCGACGCTGGTGGCGCGGCGAAGCAAAGGCCAAAATTCGCCGCCGGCTTATTACCAGACGCCGCTTGTCACACCCGTCCAGAGATAGAGCCAGATCGTCGGGTGAAACCATTGCTTCGAGGGCAGAGCGGGATCGATCGTTTCAAGCTTGCCGGCCAGCGCATTCTCAACCGCCTCGACGCAGATGTCGCGCGAAAAAGCCGCCTGCCGCAACGCATAGCTGGAGATGGTGTCGCCTTGCCGGGGCTTGCCGCGCGCCTGCTTCAGCACGCCGCCGGTGTCGACGCCGGCATCGACCAGATGCACGGTGGTGCCGAAATTTTGCGGATCACCGGAAGCCAGCGCCCAGTAGCCGCCATTCATGCCGCGATATTTCGGCGCGATGCCGGCGTGGTAGTTGAGCACCGGGCAAGGCATCCTTGCGAGCGTGCCCTTCGACAACAGCCTGCAACCGGCTAACAGCACGACGCCAGGCCTGATCTCGTCGATCGCCTGCAGGCATTCGGGCCCGTCGGCGGAAGACACATGGACGATCGTTTGGCCCTGGCGCGGCTCCGTCTCGAGCTTCTCTTCGGCAATCAGCCGCGCGGCATGGCCGGCGAACAGCCGCTTGCCCAGCCTGGTCAGCACCATGGTGCCGAGCTGGCCGATGGCCGAAATCCAGCCCTGGCGTCGGGCTCGGCCGAGCAGCAATCGCTTTTTGGATTCAGGGGTTTCGAGGATGACGTTGACCGGGCCGACACGGTCGGCAATGGCATTTACGATAGCCCAGATATGCGGGCCGCCTTCGGTGACGACCACGATCGGCCTCAGGCTGGATTCCGACGCCGCCATGGCAAGCACCCGCTCTCAAAAATCGAGGCCCATGCTAGGGAGGGCGGGTTAATCCTTGGTGAGCCGGAGCCGTCGATCAGGACATAAGAGGCTCTGAGTCAGCGCCTGAACTCTATGATGTCGAGCTTCGATTCGTAATAGGGCGCCGGGAATTCGATACGCCATTCGCCGGCGCCGTTGCGGAAGGCGTAGCCGACCTGGTCGGTCTCGGGGCCGCTGCCATAGGGCCTGGCCTTGTCGTCATTGACCGAAAACGAGCCGAGATAGATGGCGCGCTTGTCGCCATCGTCGAAGAAGCGGCCCACGGTGCGTTGCGAGCCGCTGGTCTTTTCCAGCCGCCAGCCGGAACCGTCGTCGCTCACCTTGCATTTGAACCAACCATAGATGACGAGCGGGCTCAGGCCGCCTGCCTTGATGGTGCGGCACTGCCAATTGCCCGTCAGGTCCTTGTCGGAGAACGCCACCAGCGGCTTGGCAAGCAGCGTATCGAGCTCTCTGACCTCGGCCGGATCGCCGGCCTTTGCCTCCTCGAGCGCGGCTTTGCGCGTCTCGCCATATTTGTCGAGCCGCGCCCTGTCGGCGGCGGTGATCAGCTTCTGCACCTCGCCATCGGCATGGGCCGGCAGGGCGAGGCAGGCGAGACCGATTGCGGTAAGCAGGAGGCGAGGGGTCATTGGCATGCTTTCCCTGATCGACGGCTGGAACAGCCGGTTCCATCTTCTGGTGCACAACTTACCCATTCGCGGCTGGCTGTCATCCGTGCTTGACAGCACCGGATCGGAAATTACGGTTTTGATCGATGCGGATCTTGCTCACGGGATCGTCCGGCTGGCTGGGCAGCGCGCTGGCGCCCCGGCTGAAGGCGCTTGGTCATCAGGTGGTCGGTCTCGATCCCGTTGCGTCGGCGCAGACGCAGGTGGTCGGCTCGATTGCCGATCGCGATTTGGTCCTGCGAACGGTTGGCGACAACCGCATCGAGGCCATCATTCACAGCGGCGCCCTGCACAAGCCGAACATCGAGCACCATGAGAATGCTGACTTCGTCGCGACGAATGTGCAGGGGACGCTCAACCTGCTCGACGCGGCAGTAGCATCCGGCGTCCAGCGCTTCGTCTTCACCTCGACGACATCGTTGATGATTTCACGGGCCATCCGCGCCGGCTTGACCGGCGGTGCGCGCAAGGCCGCCTGGCTGACGGAGGAGATGTCGCCGGAGCCGCGCAATATCTACGGCGTGACCAAGCTTTCGGCCGAGCATCTTTGCCGCCTTTATCATATCGAGCACGGACTGCCGGTGGTGGTGTTGCGCACCGCCCGCTTCTTTCCGGAGGCCGACGACATGGCGCACGCGATCGAGCAATCGGACGCC is drawn from Mesorhizobium sp. B1-1-8 and contains these coding sequences:
- a CDS encoding methyltetrahydrofolate cobalamin methyltransferase, whose translation is MTRTIVASATREIIIGFDQPFCVIGERINPTGRKKLAAEMVAGNFETVIKDALEQAACGATMLDVNAGVTAVDPNATEPALLVQTLEIVQGLVDLPLSIDSSVTAAIEAALKVAKGRPLVNSVTGEEEKLEAILPLIKKYNVPVVAISNDETGISMDPDVRFAVAKKIVQRCADFGIPAHDVVVDPLVMPIGALGDAGRQVFALLRRLREELKVNTTCGLSNISFGLPHRHGINAAFIPMVIGAGMTSAIMNPVRPQEMEAVRGANVLNGTDENCTNWIRTYKDYKPAEGGQAVAAPTPVTTPGEGANNGGRRRGGREARMARG
- a CDS encoding methylenetetrahydrofolate reductase; amino-acid sequence: MIGRQRDENPAGIHLPLDPLPGHSSRGRLERVLRRGEFAVTTELNPPDSADPEDVYNRAKIFDGWVDAINAVDASGANCHMSSVGICALLTRMGYAPIMQIACRDKNRIAIQGDVLGGAAMGVANMLCLTGDGVQAGDQPGAKPVFDLDSMSLLETVRIMRDNGKFLSGRKLTTPPQVFLGAAVNPFAPPYDFRPIHLGKKIAAGAQFVQTQYCFDVPMFRTFMQKARDLGHTEKVFILCGVGPLASAKTGKWIRSNVPGIHIPDAIIKRLEGAQDQKKEGKQLCIDIINEVKEIPGVAGVHVMAYRQEEYVAEIVDESGVLKGRQPWKREIRRDDQMVADRLEHILHDEITETQVDMVKTAH
- a CDS encoding methylenetetrahydrofolate reductase C-terminal domain-containing protein, yielding MSETVPAKDGAGVTQATLVKKAAPKSDYKPADVSPQRRVQRTFAVRLWSIRHSRLLEWFYARFADTFLLLHPLWKGIGYGRVEAPVKFVEKRVKGFMFDCRMCGQCILSSTGMSCPMNCPKQLRNGPCGGVRANGNCEVEPDMPCVWVKAWEGSQNMVHGERILTVQKPVDQSLRETSAWLRVTAQAAAARETAQKPGAPA
- a CDS encoding virulence factor; this encodes MADLIVVYWRDIPAQVIVKKGRQNAKRELPLRFTEAIDMCAMRTGAGGTDDYLAEWRKADPVPVGDDIEAEAEKALHDLDAKYDRERLVALVKAGGKENV
- a CDS encoding formyl transferase — encoded protein: MAASESSLRPIVVVTEGGPHIWAIVNAIADRVGPVNVILETPESKKRLLLGRARRQGWISAIGQLGTMVLTRLGKRLFAGHAARLIAEEKLETEPRQGQTIVHVSSADGPECLQAIDEIRPGVVLLAGCRLLSKGTLARMPCPVLNYHAGIAPKYRGMNGGYWALASGDPQNFGTTVHLVDAGVDTGGVLKQARGKPRQGDTISSYALRQAAFSRDICVEAVENALAGKLETIDPALPSKQWFHPTIWLYLWTGVTSGVW
- a CDS encoding DUF4893 domain-containing protein, with translation MTPRLLLTAIGLACLALPAHADGEVQKLITAADRARLDKYGETRKAALEEAKAGDPAEVRELDTLLAKPLVAFSDKDLTGNWQCRTIKAGGLSPLVIYGWFKCKVSDDGSGWRLEKTSGSQRTVGRFFDDGDKRAIYLGSFSVNDDKARPYGSGPETDQVGYAFRNGAGEWRIEFPAPYYESKLDIIEFRR
- a CDS encoding NAD-dependent epimerase/dehydratase family protein — its product is MRILLTGSSGWLGSALAPRLKALGHQVVGLDPVASAQTQVVGSIADRDLVLRTVGDNRIEAIIHSGALHKPNIEHHENADFVATNVQGTLNLLDAAVASGVQRFVFTSTTSLMISRAIRAGLTGGARKAAWLTEEMSPEPRNIYGVTKLSAEHLCRLYHIEHGLPVVVLRTARFFPEADDMAHAIEQSDANTKANELLFRRLTVEDAAEAHVAALEKARGLGFDIFIISAPTPFRPEDCEALIADAPSVVARYFPDYPRLYARQGWTRFSSIDRVYDPSRAKERLGFVCRTSFADVLAALAVE